The following are from one region of the Rhodopirellula sp. P2 genome:
- a CDS encoding rhamnulokinase, translating into MSSPEPSSREVQFAGPVHLAVDLGASSGRVIAGGMDEGRLELVETGRFVNRPVKVQDAMLWNHLQLWQDIQDGLRDAALRAQSDWTQATIASVGVDTWGVSFGFVDPRDQIAGPVWHYRDARHRGMVEKICEIVPRETIFQETGMQFMDINSLCQLIAAKQNGDSVFETAESFLMMGDLFHWLLSGERSIEASNASTTQLLNPATQTWSTKLLDSFGLPRSWFAEPTAAGTTIGSVQPSVAMETGLHDVPVILPATHDTASAVLAVPADGFAPASPDWCYISSGTWSLMGVEIPQPNVSPLCAELNFTNEGGVRGSTRLLQNIGGLWIYQQIRAALDRQGNAPSWAEMTQAAAGAEPFALLVNPDDPALVAPDNMIDAICGLAGRTGQRVPTDNGVLFRGALEGLALRYRMCLQHLESLTQSHIQTIHIVGGGSLNALLCQMTADACGRRVVAGPVEATAIGNILMQMIGSDSLHSIDEARQLVRHSFPTQIYEPQRTDRWEEPAAKFATFFE; encoded by the coding sequence ATGTCATCCCCCGAGCCATCCTCTCGCGAAGTTCAGTTTGCTGGGCCCGTTCATTTGGCGGTTGATCTGGGGGCGTCCAGCGGACGTGTGATCGCCGGCGGGATGGACGAGGGGCGGTTGGAGCTGGTCGAGACGGGACGGTTCGTCAATCGGCCTGTGAAGGTTCAGGATGCGATGCTCTGGAATCACCTGCAATTGTGGCAGGACATTCAGGATGGCTTGCGGGACGCCGCATTGCGGGCTCAGTCTGATTGGACGCAGGCCACGATCGCGTCGGTGGGGGTGGATACCTGGGGGGTGAGCTTCGGGTTTGTGGATCCTCGCGATCAGATTGCTGGCCCAGTTTGGCATTACCGTGACGCGCGACACCGTGGGATGGTCGAGAAGATCTGCGAGATCGTTCCGAGGGAAACGATCTTTCAAGAGACCGGCATGCAGTTCATGGACATCAATTCCCTGTGCCAGCTGATTGCGGCGAAGCAGAACGGGGATTCCGTGTTTGAGACCGCGGAATCGTTCCTGATGATGGGCGACTTGTTTCACTGGTTGCTGTCCGGGGAACGGTCGATCGAAGCCAGCAACGCATCGACCACTCAGTTGTTGAATCCTGCCACGCAAACTTGGTCCACCAAGTTGTTGGACAGCTTTGGTTTGCCTCGCAGTTGGTTTGCGGAGCCCACAGCGGCTGGAACGACGATCGGCAGCGTCCAGCCCAGCGTCGCGATGGAAACCGGGCTGCACGATGTGCCGGTGATCTTGCCTGCCACCCACGACACCGCGTCAGCGGTGTTGGCCGTTCCCGCAGACGGCTTCGCGCCGGCGTCGCCCGATTGGTGCTACATCAGTTCGGGGACATGGTCACTGATGGGAGTCGAGATTCCGCAGCCGAACGTTTCGCCCTTGTGTGCGGAGTTGAACTTCACCAACGAAGGTGGCGTCCGAGGGAGCACACGGCTGTTGCAAAATATCGGTGGGTTGTGGATTTACCAGCAGATTCGCGCCGCGCTCGATCGCCAGGGCAACGCACCGTCTTGGGCAGAGATGACCCAGGCCGCTGCTGGTGCCGAGCCGTTTGCGTTGCTGGTCAATCCGGATGATCCCGCGTTGGTCGCTCCCGACAACATGATTGACGCCATTTGCGGGTTGGCCGGTCGGACGGGGCAGCGAGTTCCCACGGACAATGGGGTTCTGTTCCGAGGTGCTTTGGAAGGGCTCGCGCTTCGATACCGAATGTGCCTGCAGCACTTGGAGTCACTGACTCAGTCGCACATCCAGACGATTCATATCGTCGGCGGCGGTTCGCTCAACGCGTTGCTGTGCCAGATGACCGCCGACGCATGCGGTCGCCGCGTGGTTGCCGGTCCGGTCGAGGCCACGGCGATCGGGAACATTTTGATGCAAATGATCGGAAGTGACTCGCTGCATTCGATCGACGAGGCTCGCCAATTGGTGCGGCATAGTTTCCCGACGCAAATCTATGAACCTCAACGCACCGATCGTTGGGAAGAGCCAGCAGCGAAGTTCGCGACTTTCTTCGAATGA
- a CDS encoding 5-formyltetrahydrofolate cyclo-ligase — protein sequence MSALDPMSAEQERLAALKQEIRIAAQAARREQVDKDGVSQAVTDTVLQLPVYQEAGCVMWYIDVRAEVRTRHVLPAAIESGQQVIVPFCVDGELELFRLESMEELSEGAYRILEPREELRGVASRRVSVTDLDLVLVPGVGFDRQGGRIGHGKGYYDKLLRNVRPDAPLVALAFECQVFDAIPVQSHDICMDMVVTETQVYQGRGRSS from the coding sequence ATGTCAGCTTTGGATCCGATGAGCGCGGAACAAGAGAGGCTCGCTGCTCTCAAGCAAGAGATTCGAATCGCAGCCCAGGCGGCCCGTCGAGAGCAAGTTGACAAAGACGGTGTCAGCCAAGCGGTCACCGACACTGTTCTCCAGTTGCCTGTTTACCAGGAGGCGGGGTGCGTGATGTGGTACATCGACGTTCGGGCCGAGGTTCGAACCCGGCACGTTTTGCCAGCGGCCATTGAAAGTGGCCAGCAAGTCATCGTTCCGTTCTGTGTCGATGGCGAGTTGGAGCTGTTTCGTCTGGAGTCGATGGAGGAGCTTTCCGAAGGGGCGTACCGAATCTTGGAGCCTCGTGAAGAGCTTCGCGGTGTGGCGTCCAGGCGTGTCTCGGTCACGGACCTGGATTTGGTTCTGGTCCCCGGGGTTGGGTTCGATCGGCAGGGTGGCCGCATCGGACACGGCAAGGGCTACTACGACAAACTGCTTCGCAACGTCCGTCCCGACGCACCGTTGGTTGCGTTGGCGTTTGAATGTCAGGTGTTCGACGCGATCCCGGTGCAGTCGCATGATATCTGCATGGACATGGTCGTCACCGAGACTCAGGTTTACCAAGGCAGGGGCCGCTCTTCGTAG